A single Penaeus vannamei isolate JL-2024 chromosome 22, ASM4276789v1, whole genome shotgun sequence DNA region contains:
- the LOC138865743 gene encoding SET and MYND domain-containing protein 4-like (The sequence of the model RefSeq protein was modified relative to this genomic sequence to represent the inferred CDS: added 72 bases not found in genome assembly), with the protein MGCHTRGFPGTFIVLFSSIVQVISSNSRINLSKSSEALCTQLYFQIYLCEEKSENSPTSLYTIIKLFLRNESVKGRVAGVGDSGVYNGRNLSDGYRAVYHLLPHFDNCLPEDQLQYCIAAIILAVAILDKTNFLKHNEDMQKDSAPLDVPHLASAIMRHIAQLVSNAHAVTQITTDSKSAGSMIQHVAQARIASAIYPTASLMNHSCKPNIINSFYKDTLVIRTIEDVENGNHITNCYGPHYCRQIREERQQSLKQQYFFKCRCEPCVNPEYICKEAAWSGFHCEACNGVTTWTGDNKST; encoded by the exons ATGGGATGTCACACTAGGGGATTCCCCGGgacattcattgttttattttcatct ATAGTACAAGTCATCTCCAGCAACAGCAGAATAAATCTGAGTAAGAGCTCAGAGGCACTTTGTACTCAACTTTACTTtcagatatatctgtgtgaggAGAAAAGTG AGAACTCTCCAACCTCTTTGTACACCATAATCAAACTCTTCCTCAGGAATGAATCAGTGAAAGGGAGGGTGGCCGGAGTGGGAGACTCTGGTGTGTATAATGGCCGGAATTTGTCAGATGGTTATCGAGCCGTCTACCATCTCTTGCCTCACTTTGACAATTGTCTCCCAGAGGATCAGCTACAGTATTGCATA GCTGCAATAATCCTAGCAGTAGCTATCCTTGACAAGACGAACTTCCTGAAACACAATGAGGACATGCAGAAGGATTCAGCGCCACTTGATGTCCCACACTTGGCTTCTGCGATCATGAGACACATTGCACAACTTGTTTCTAATGCTCATGCTGTCACACAAATCACAACTGATTCTAAGA GTGCAGGCAGTATGATCCAGCATGTGGCTCAAGCTAGAATTGCTTCTGCCATTTACCCAACTGCAAGCCTCATGAATCACTCATGTAAACCCAACATCATCAACAG TTTCTACAAGGATACACTGGTTATTCGCACAATTGAAGATGTAGAGAATGGCAACCATATAACTAACTGCTATG GTCCACATTACTGTCGACAAATTCGCGAAGAGAGACAGCAGTCCCTGAAACAGCAGTACTTCTTTAAATGCAGATGTGAACCATGTGTTAACCCAGAGTATATATGTAAAGAG